A region of Salmo salar chromosome ssa17, Ssal_v3.1, whole genome shotgun sequence DNA encodes the following proteins:
- the LOC106576344 gene encoding fibroblast growth factor 23, translated as MEITKTSGMRDAVLVLLLAVLQGFRLVDALPNPSPLLGSNWGNPRRYVHLQTSSDVNNFYLEISLNGHVRKTTLRSSYSVILLKAETRERVAILGVKSNRYLCMDALGNPFSSTVCHKEDCLFNHKLLENHRDVYYSCRTGILLNLEGIKQVYTVGQNLPQTSLFLSEKNTVPLERLLHREKRNRVVDPSDPYNMLGQTEEDEDSRAMPELDDTLEMDQEAELPEGRNISRETPQSPSDDPWNVHSLNPPPSPRIMNAMVG; from the exons ATGGAAATAACCAAGACATCTGGGATGAGGGACGCCGTCTTGGTGCTCTTACTGGCTGTTCTTCAGGGATTTCGACTTGTGGATGCCCTTCCAAACCCATCACCTCTCCTGGGATCCAACTGGGGGAATCCGAGAAGATACGTACACCTGCAGACGTCTTCAGACGTGAACAATTTCTACCTTGAGATCAGTTTAAATGGCCACGTGCGCAAAACTACACTTCGAAGCTCATACA GTGTGATTTTATTGAAGGCGGAAACAAGAGAGCGCGTGGCGATACTTGGAGTCAAAAGTAACCGCTACCTGTGCATGGATGCCCTGGGAAACCCTTTCAGCTCT ACCGTTTGCCACAAGGAAGACTGTCTTTTTAACCACAAGTTATTGGAAAACCACCGCGACGTGTACTACTCTTGCAGAACTGGTATTCTGCTCAACTTGGAAGGAATAAAGCAAGTGTACACTGTGGGCCAGAATCTACCGCAAACCTCCCTCTTCCTGTCGGAGAAGAACACGGTGCCACTGGAGCGCCTCTTGCACCGGGAGAAGAGAAACCGGGTGGTTGACCCTTCTGATCCGTACAACATGCTGGGTCAAACGGAGGAGGATGAGGACTCCCGGGCTATGCCGGAGCTGGATGACACCTTGGAGATGGACCAGGAGGCTGAACTCCCCGAGGGACGCAACATCTCCCGGGAGACCCCTCAGTCTCCCTCCGACGACCCGTGGAACGTGCATTCCCTAAACCCCCCTCCCAGTCCCCGTATCATGAATGCAATGGTGGGATAA
- the LOC106576263 gene encoding fibroblast growth factor 4B: MAIAQRFFIGMCNEASTHWTLTAIVLLGSLLGIVSSYPIPSRTNATLLEQRWETLFSRSVLGISGAKSDMNWESDYLLGIKRVRRLYCNVGIGFHLQILPDGRINGVHNENQYSLIEISTVELGVLSMYGVRSELFVAMNSRGRLYGTKFFRDECKFKETLLPNNYNAYESSVYKGFYIALSKHGRAKRGNKATTAMTVTHFLPRLL, encoded by the exons ATGGCCATTGCGCAAAGGTTCTTCATCGGTATGTGCAACGAGGCAAGCACGCACTGGACGTTGACTGCAATTGTTCTCTTGGGGTCTCTATTGGGGATTGTGTCATCATATCCGATTCCAAGCAGGACTAATGCAACTTTATTGGAGCAAAGGTGGGAGACCCTCTTTTCCCGCTCTGTTCTGGGAATCTCTGGGGCGAAATCGGACATGAACTGGGAGAGTGACTATTTGCTGGGCATCAAGAGAGTGCGGCGACTTTACTGCAACGTGGGCATTGGATTTCACCTGCAGATCCTCCCTGACGGCAGGATAAACGGTGTACACAATGAGAACCAGTACA GTCTAATAGAGATCTCTACGGTGGAGCTAGGAGTGCTAAGTATGTATGGGGTGAGAAGTGAGCTGTTTGTCGCAATGAACAGCAGAGGAAGGTTGTATGGAACG AAATTCTTCCGGGACGAGTGCAAGTTCAAGGAGACCTTGCTGCCAAACAACTATAATGCCTATGAGTCTTCGGTTTACAAGGGCTTCTACATCGCCCTCAGCAAACATGGCCGCGCAAAGAGAGGCAACAAGGCCACCACCGCCATGACTGTCACACACTTCCTCCCCCGATTATTATGA